A genomic region of Rhipicephalus sanguineus isolate Rsan-2018 chromosome 3, BIME_Rsan_1.4, whole genome shotgun sequence contains the following coding sequences:
- the LOC119388343 gene encoding TIMELESS-interacting protein — protein MEDIMEDYPLDDVENGDVGAPEESAEAEGNASEQDEAGEKVKPPTKKRVVQNPRPKLNKDRLAGAKGIPELLRMSKNVHWRGKGHELHDLDTTLSLLEHWSHRLFPQMDSNNFFSNLERLGMKREIQTYMRKLRMGLEGDVGEQLQFGEDLDDGIVEEKEEEEQPPFEDPFSSLLTDTPQSTSQQALPEAPSSSQQPQDISEVLRERMERSRQQALERRRLRLAQQEQLSRDMDTEAADLMSAASVSTKGEQEVAVQEDVQCHHPEESEEHGTTMVDITSSPSTREEQADAEEAIERHPEELAEPCAATTASNIVSVVCEDSE, from the exons atggagGACATAATGGAAGACTATCCTTTAGACGATGTTGAGAACGGAGACGTTGGAGCTCCGGAG GAATCCGCAGAAGCTGAAGGCAACGCTTCAGAGCAGGATGAAGCAGGGGAAAAAGTTAAACCTCCCACGAAGAAACGCGTCGTTCAAAATCCTCGGCCTAAACTAAACAAAGATAG GCTTGCTGGTGCCAAAGGGATTCCTGAACTCTTGCGAATGTCCAAGAATGTTCACTGGCGGGGGAAAGGCCACGAG CTCCATGACTTGGACACGACGTTGTCGCTACTGGAGCACTGGAGCCACCGCCTTTTCCCTCAGATGGATTCCAATAACTTTTTCAGTAATTTGGAACGATTAGGCATGAAGCGAGAAATTCAG ACATACATGCGCAAGTTACGGATGGGCTTGGAGGGTGACGTCGGTGAACAGCTTCAATTTGGTGAAGACCTGGATGATGGAATagtggaagagaaagaagaagaagaacagcccCCATTTGAAGACCCTTTTTCGTCGCTGCTTACGGACACTCCGCAGTCAACCAGCCAACAAGCACTCCCGGAAGCACCGTCGTCGTCTCAGCAACCACAG GACATAAGCGAGGTGTTGCGTGAACGCATGGAGAGGAGTCGGCAGCAAGCACTGGAGCGCCGACGTTTGCGGCTAGCACAGCAGGAACAGTTGTCGAGAGATATGGATACGGAGGCGGCAGACTTAATGTCGGCCGCCTCTGTATCCACAAAGGGTGAGCAGGAAGTTGCTGTGCAGGAGGACGTCCAATGTCATCACCCTGAGGAGTCTGAAGAACATGGCACAACAATGGTGGACATCACATCGTCTCCTTCTACCAGAGAGGAGCAGGCTGATGCTGAAGAGGCGATTGAACGGCATCCAGAAGAACTTGCAGAACCCTGTGCAGCAACCACAGCATCGAACATTGTGTCAGTTGTGTGTGAGGACAGTGAATAA